The Deltaproteobacteria bacterium genome contains the following window.
CCCAGAGGGTGTCTGCACGATATGGAAACACTTCTGAAGGAGCTCGGCATAAAACTTTTGATTCAGGACAAGAGAAATGCAGGGAGCAAGATGGATTTTTCTTTCCAGGGATCACTTAATATAGAACAATATAAAGCACTCAAAAGTATATTATCGGATGACTTTGGTGTTTTTGTCGCACCGCCCGGGACAGGGAAAACAGTGCTGGCAATAGCTGCAATTGCCGAAAGAAAAACAAACACGCTGATATTGGTCCATAGAAAACCGTTAATGGAGCAATGGCGGTTACAAATAGCATCGTTACTCAATATTGAAAAAAAGTGTATCGGCCATATCGGTAGCGGCAAAAACAAACCTACAAACATTATTGATGTCGCTATGTTTCAAAGCATGGATGCCCAAGAAGGTGTCAATGACCTGATTGCAAACTATGGGTTTGTGATAGTAGACGAATGTCATCATGTGAGCGCCTTTTCATTTGAAAAAGTACTTAATCAAGCAAAGGCTAAGTATGTTTTGGGACTTACAGCAACACCATATCGCAGGGATGGCCATCAACCGATTATCCATTTTCAATGTGGGCATGTATGTTGCCAGATAAAGCAGAAGGATTTATCAGAATATGTTGCAAATGCCTATGTTATAACAAGAGAAACTACTTTTTCGTATGAATGGAATGAAAGCTCCAAAATACAGGAGCTCTGGCAGAATATGATTACCGATGAACAGCGCAACCAGATGATTGTCAATGATATTCTTGATGTTTTAGAGGAAAACCGGTTCCCTTTGATTCTCACGGAGCAAAGGGAACATCTGGAACGATTGGCTGAGTTACTCCACGACAAGGTTGATTTAATTATACTTCTCTATGGCGGTTTGAAAGAAAAAGCCCGCCAAGATGTAATGGAAAAACTTAAGAACAGTACCCCTGATGATAAAAAAGTCATAATAGCTACAGGGTCGTATATTGGTGAAGGGTTTGACGAACCACGATTAGACACACTGTTTTTAACTATGCCCCGCTCATTTAAGGGACGCATAGTTCAATATGCCGGACGTTTACATAGACATTACATGAACAAGCAGGATATTCGTATCTATGACTACGTCGACAGCGGTATTTCTGTCCTGTTGAATATGTTCAGGAAACGTATGAAGACTTACAAGATGCTTGGATACTCTATCAATGAAAAAGAAAAGTGAAATACACGAATCTATCAAAACTAAACAAGAAGGAGTATCATTGGATTATTCAGACTATAAACCTTCCAAGGTAACAGATGTTTATTTACAAATTGACGGCTAACCACTTTGCAGTAAAGGTAATCCTTGACACATATAATCATAATGTTTTACATATCACTATATCGTGATAAAGGAATTCATAACCAAAAAGACATCTGAGATAGAAACTGTAAATAAGCGCAAATACTCATGAAGCTCTGCTTTTAAGTTTGAGAAGAGGTAAAAGATGAAGGTAATGTTTATGTGTACGGGTAATTCATGCCGCAGTCAGATGGCAGAAGGGTTTGCAAGGGCATTGGGTAAAGGATTGATAGAGCCCTCTAGCGCCGGTGTGATGCCATCAGAGGTGCATCCGAAAACTGTTCAGGTGATGAAAGAGATAGGTATAGACATTTCAAACCAGAGGTCAAAGGGTATAGATGAAAGCCTTTTGAATACAATGGATATAGTTATTACACTGTGCAGCAGTGCAGAGGCAATGTGTCCTATGACACCGCCGCGAATAAGGCGTATCCACTGGTCTATAGATGATCCAAAATCAGCCACGGGTACTGAAGAAGAGGTGCTTAATGCCTTTCGAAGGGCGAGAGAAGAAATAAAGAAAAAAATTGAAATCCTGATTGAGGAATTAAAACGTGTTCAGAAGATTGTTTGAGAAATTGCACAACTTCAGGTTGCTGCCGGTCTTTGTGATCGTGAGCATGGCAATAGGCATAGGCATCGGCAGGTTATACGGGATTTCCAATTTTGCACTCACACCGCCGATCGACGCTATCAAAGCCATATTCCATGGAACATACGCATTTAATCTCCCCAACACCCTTGCTCTCGGGGTTGTGGCGGGTCTTTTCATGATGATATACCCGGCGATGGCAAACATTAAATTTGAAGACCTGGGCAAGGCTGCACGATCACCAAAACAGCTTCTTATTGTCATGTTCTTCAACTTTGCGATAGCCCCGTTTTTTATGCTTTTGCTCGCCAAGATCTTTTTGGGCGGCGAGCCCGATCTTTATACAGGGCTTGTTTTGTACGGCCTTGCACCATGCATAGCAATGGTGATTGTTTTTACCTACCTTGCACAGGGCAATGCACCTCTCGCGATAATACTCGTGGCCGTAAACTCCATCATTCAAATGCTGCTTATTCCGGTCTACGCGAAACTTCTGCTCGGTAATGTCCATTTTGATGTCTGGGTCATCGGCGAAAGCGTGCTCCTCTATCTCGGCTTACCTCTTGTTGCCGGCATACTTACACGAGTGTTGGGTGTAAAGAGATTCGGCGAAGCGTGGTTTAATAAACTGAAATTCTATCTTGACACCTTATCCATCGCCGGGCTCCTTTTTACGCTTATCGTTATGTTCGCACTCAAAGGCGATCTGATCCTGAAGGAGCCGTTTTTGATAGTACGGATGGCTGTGCCCATGATACTTTTTTTCTGGGTGATGTTTCCCGTGGTTTATCTCGTGAGCTGGAAGCTGAAGTTGAATTACGAAGATTCTGTGGCTGTTGCATTCAATTCCACGGGCAGGGATTTTGAGATAGCTATTGCAATAGCCATAACCGCATTCAACCCCACCGTTGCACTTGCGACCGTCATTGGTCCGCTTATCGAGGT
Protein-coding sequences here:
- a CDS encoding arsenate reductase ArsC — its product is MKVMFMCTGNSCRSQMAEGFARALGKGLIEPSSAGVMPSEVHPKTVQVMKEIGIDISNQRSKGIDESLLNTMDIVITLCSSAEAMCPMTPPRIRRIHWSIDDPKSATGTEEEVLNAFRRAREEIKKKIEILIEELKRVQKIV
- a CDS encoding DEAD/DEAH box helicase → MPLDTNAIVEHLSGNQVIGIYPMLQNDNCFFLAMDFDREHWLDDISVLKKICNDEGIPAIIERSRSGTGGHLWIFFNEEIPAVLARKLGSYLITIAMNKRYQIDMKSYDRLFPNQDTLPKGGFGNLIALPFQKKSIDNGNSVFIDEKGIPYSDQWDFLSSIRRMPYQEIQGIVDKGMKTGQIIVVRRGSVDESDEPWMRLSSEKRQLKIEIKDLPDSIESVLANRIYIKTENIPPILLNQLKHLAAFQNPEFYKKQKMRFSTHATPRIICCSEIIDEYLSLPRGCLHDMETLLKELGIKLLIQDKRNAGSKMDFSFQGSLNIEQYKALKSILSDDFGVFVAPPGTGKTVLAIAAIAERKTNTLILVHRKPLMEQWRLQIASLLNIEKKCIGHIGSGKNKPTNIIDVAMFQSMDAQEGVNDLIANYGFVIVDECHHVSAFSFEKVLNQAKAKYVLGLTATPYRRDGHQPIIHFQCGHVCCQIKQKDLSEYVANAYVITRETTFSYEWNESSKIQELWQNMITDEQRNQMIVNDILDVLEENRFPLILTEQREHLERLAELLHDKVDLIILLYGGLKEKARQDVMEKLKNSTPDDKKVIIATGSYIGEGFDEPRLDTLFLTMPRSFKGRIVQYAGRLHRHYMNKQDIRIYDYVDSGISVLLNMFRKRMKTYKMLGYSINEKEK
- a CDS encoding arsenic resistance protein produces the protein MFEKLHNFRLLPVFVIVSMAIGIGIGRLYGISNFALTPPIDAIKAIFHGTYAFNLPNTLALGVVAGLFMMIYPAMANIKFEDLGKAARSPKQLLIVMFFNFAIAPFFMLLLAKIFLGGEPDLYTGLVLYGLAPCIAMVIVFTYLAQGNAPLAIILVAVNSIIQMLLIPVYAKLLLGNVHFDVWVIGESVLLYLGLPLVAGILTRVLGVKRFGEAWFNKLKFYLDTLSIAGLLFTLIVMFALKGDLILKEPFLIVRMAVPMILFFWVMFPVVYLVSWKLKLNYEDSVAVAFNSTGRDFEIAIAIAITAFNPTVALATVIGPLIEVPVMLVLVWFAKRTEMKLFWQQKIA